One genomic segment of Arachis duranensis cultivar V14167 chromosome 4, aradu.V14167.gnm2.J7QH, whole genome shotgun sequence includes these proteins:
- the LOC110280482 gene encoding uncharacterized protein LOC110280482, whose protein sequence is MGEMYEEEVVVGALHKGEVVDKRHEEEGVNLKEPKRKAIVDESIPISFPSMVKKAKKTPEFDLDLLQVFKKVEVTIPLLDAIQQIPKYAKFLKDLCTHKNRLGELETLSLGSSISSLMEPIPRKCGDPGPCLVSCRIGGYTFHDCMCDLGAYVSIMPLSIYVRLNLAPLKKSVARFALADKSVITVMGIAEDVLVAIKDLVFPIDFYILEMPPTESRSSSSVLLGRPFLKTSKFKLDAFTGIYSFGVGDKTIKFNLEEAMKHPPEEHSMLRCDMIDEVVAEVQEEDHEKLCYPTIEEMDDQEDEPEEVVKSELHELDGKEPHLETKSELKPLLSHLKYAFLEENQRFPIIIASELSSEEEGKLLDVLKKHKKAIGWSLWILWELTPASACIEYFSKMEPSQLGNRKGDSTPPSST, encoded by the coding sequence ATGGGAGAAATGTATGAGGAAGAGGTAGTTGTTGGAGCTCTACATAAAGGAGAGGTGGTAGACAAAAGGCATGAGGAAGAAGGAGTAAACCTCAAGGAACCCAAGAGGAAAGCCATAGTTGATGAGTCAATTCCCATTTCATTTCCTTCTATggtgaagaaagcaaagaagacaccagAATTTGATTTGGACTTGCTTCAAGTGTTCAAAAAGGTCGAGGTGACCATACCACTCCTTGACGCTATCCAACAAATTCCCAAGTatgcaaaatttttgaaagacttGTGTACACACAAGAATAGGTTAGGAGAATTGGAGACACTATCCTTGGGTAGCTCGATTTCTTCCTTGATGGAACCTATTCCAAGAAAATGTGGTGACCCTGGACCGTGCTTAGTGTCTTGTCGTATTGGTGGATACACTTTTCATGATTGTATGTGTGACTTGGGAGCTTATGTAAGCATCATGCCGCTGTCCATCTATGTGCGGTTGAATTTAGCTCCATTGAAGAAGTCGGTGGCGAGGTTTGCCTTAGCCgataaaagtgtgatcacagTAATGGGAATAGCTGAAGATGTACTCGTGGCAATTAAGGATTTGGTTTTTCCGATTGACTTTTACATCCTTGAGATGCCTCCAACGGAAAGTAGAAGCTCATCTTCCGTCctacttggtagaccctttcTCAAAACCTCCAAATTCAAGTTGGATGCCTTCACCGGTATATATTCTTTTGGGGTTGGAGACAAGACTATCAAGTTCAATTTAGAGGAAGCCATGAAACATCCTCCTGAAGAACACTCCATGCTCCGATGTGATATGATTGATGAAGTGGTAGCGGAAGTGCAAGAAGAGGATCATGAAAAATTGTGCTACCCCACTATTGAGGAGATGGATGACCAAGAGGATGAACCTGAAGAAGTTGTCAAGAGTGAACTCCATGAGCTTGATGGAAAAGAACCTCATCTTGAAACAAAAAGTGAATTGAAGCCCCTTCTATCTCATTTGAAGTATGCTTTCTTAGAAGAGAACCAAAGATTTCCGATCATTATTGCTAGTGAGCTCTCAAGTGAAGAAGAGGGGAAGCTCCTAGATGTTCTCAAGAAACACAAGAAAGCAATAGGATGGAGCCTATGGATATTGTGGGAATTGACCCCCGCAAGTGCATGCATAGAATATTTCTCCAAGATGGAGCCAAGCCAGTTAGGCAACCGCAAAGGAGACTCAACCCCACCATCCTCGACGTAG